One Calditrichota bacterium DNA window includes the following coding sequences:
- a CDS encoding aminopeptidase, giving the protein MTDPRVEKLAQILVTYSTRLRRGDKVLIEAVDVPAEAVIAIARRAAKAGAQPFVITKQNPILRELYALATEESMRLMGQVEATLMREMNAYIALRGSHNVAELSDVPAEKMQLYQAHWWKPVHQEIRVPKTRWVVLRWPHPAMAQLAHMSTEAFADFFFRVCTLDYRRLSRAMEPLREWMQRTDMVEIKGPGTALRFSIKGMPAVKCDGRRNLPDGELFTAPVRDSVEGTIRFNTPSLFQGTLFQDVRLRFRKGKIVQATADKGERLNQILDSDAGARYVGEFSFGLNPHITRPMLDTLFDEKIAGSFHLTPGSAYEEADNRNRSQVHWDMVMIQTPEFGGGEIYFDGTLIRKDGFFVPEDLQPLNPPHLRR; this is encoded by the coding sequence CGCGTCGAGAAGCTCGCACAGATCCTGGTAACCTACTCAACCCGCCTGCGCCGGGGGGACAAGGTGCTCATCGAAGCCGTGGATGTGCCTGCTGAGGCGGTCATAGCCATTGCACGTCGCGCGGCTAAGGCTGGCGCCCAGCCCTTTGTCATCACCAAACAGAACCCCATCCTCCGCGAACTCTATGCGTTGGCCACCGAGGAGAGCATGCGCTTGATGGGGCAGGTGGAGGCGACGCTCATGCGGGAGATGAACGCCTACATCGCCCTGCGCGGCAGTCACAATGTGGCTGAGCTTTCGGACGTGCCGGCGGAGAAGATGCAGCTTTACCAGGCTCACTGGTGGAAACCCGTGCACCAGGAAATCCGCGTGCCCAAGACGAGATGGGTGGTTTTGCGCTGGCCCCACCCGGCAATGGCACAGCTGGCCCACATGTCCACTGAGGCGTTTGCTGACTTTTTCTTCCGCGTGTGTACGCTCGATTACCGCCGCCTGTCGCGCGCCATGGAGCCCCTGCGCGAGTGGATGCAACGCACCGACATGGTCGAGATCAAGGGCCCTGGCACGGCACTCCGCTTCTCCATAAAGGGGATGCCGGCGGTCAAGTGCGACGGCCGGCGCAACCTGCCCGACGGCGAGCTGTTCACTGCTCCGGTGCGCGACTCAGTGGAGGGCACCATCCGCTTCAACACGCCGTCGCTGTTCCAGGGCACGCTCTTCCAGGACGTCAGGCTGCGCTTCCGCAAGGGCAAGATCGTGCAGGCCACGGCCGACAAGGGCGAGCGATTGAACCAGATTCTGGATAGCGATGCGGGGGCGCGCTATGTGGGCGAATTCTCCTTCGGCCTCAATCCGCACATCACCCGCCCAATGCTGGATACCCTGTTTGACGAGAAGATCGCCGGCTCTTTCCATCTCACCCCTGGCTCAGCCTACGAAGAAGCCGACAACCGCAACCGCTCGCAAGTGCATTGGGACATGGTCATGATCCAAACCCCAGAATTCGGCGGCGGAGAGATCTATTTCGATGGCACGCTGATCCGCAAGGATGGGTTCTTCGTGCCCGAGGACTTGCAACCTTTGAACCCGCCTCACTTGCGACGCTGA
- a CDS encoding serine hydrolase — protein MTDSQAVQKLREQIAATERRLRGTFGIAWKDLDTGDTFLYNAQEVMHAASLMKVPVMIEVFRQAEQGRFRLGDSLLLRNSFRSIVDGSTYSLRATAESDSSVYAHLGGKMTIRDLVHHMITVSSNLAANLLLELVGPENVTATVRTLGASHTQVRRGLEDLKAHQKGINNETSAFDMMLLLEAIATGRAASKPACEQMMEIMFQQRLRTKIPALLPDSLKVAHKTGSISRIDHDAGIVVSPSGRRCVLVIMSRGISDHKRAAQGIATLSRALLQTMQFI, from the coding sequence ATGACGGACAGTCAAGCGGTGCAGAAGCTCAGAGAGCAAATCGCAGCTACGGAGCGAAGGTTGCGCGGCACCTTCGGCATCGCCTGGAAGGACCTGGACACAGGAGACACCTTCTTGTACAACGCGCAGGAGGTGATGCATGCCGCCAGCCTCATGAAAGTACCGGTCATGATCGAAGTCTTCCGCCAGGCAGAGCAAGGGCGTTTCCGGCTGGGGGACTCCCTCCTCCTACGCAACTCCTTTCGCAGTATCGTCGACGGCTCGACCTACTCTCTGCGCGCGACAGCTGAGAGCGACAGCTCCGTCTACGCACACCTCGGTGGCAAGATGACCATCCGCGACCTGGTCCACCACATGATCACTGTCAGCTCTAATCTCGCCGCCAATCTGCTCCTTGAGCTGGTCGGGCCGGAAAATGTCACCGCCACGGTGCGGACCCTGGGCGCCTCCCACACCCAGGTGCGTCGCGGCCTGGAGGATCTGAAGGCCCATCAGAAGGGGATCAACAACGAGACCTCTGCTTTTGACATGATGCTGCTCCTCGAAGCCATCGCCACCGGCAGGGCAGCAAGCAAACCGGCCTGCGAACAGATGATGGAGATCATGTTTCAGCAAAGGCTCAGGACCAAGATACCCGCTCTCCTGCCGGACAGTCTCAAAGTGGCGCACAAGACCGGCTCGATTTCGCGCATTGACCACGACGCCGGCATCGTGGTGTCGCCCAGCGGCAGGCGGTGCGTGCTCGTGATCATGAGCAGAGGGATTAGCGACCACAAGCGGGCGGCGCAGGGGATCGCCACACTATCCCGTGCCCTCCTGCAGACGATGCAGTTCATCTAA
- the pruA gene encoding L-glutamate gamma-semialdehyde dehydrogenase — protein MLEEFRNQQYTDFSLPENRKAQEEAIAAVERLADRQYPLFIDGKEVITAKVKPSFNPSDKDRQVGAFCQAGQREVDMAMDAALRAFESWRWAEPQERAIVLLKAAELMKRRRFELNAWMILEAGKNWVEADADTAEAIDFLEFYAREMLRYGATQPVTPVKGEFPQLVYIPLGVGVVIPPWNFPNAILTGMTSAAIVTGNTVLLKPASDTPGIAYQVVDIFRQAGLPPGVLNFIPGSGAEIGDYLVQHPKTRFISFTGSMEVGLRINQLAATPSPGQIWIKRVVAEMGGKDTIVVDTDTDLEAAADAVTVSAFGYQGQKCSACSRCVVLADVYDRFVELLKARAEKLTIGPTKDPANYLGPVINKASEEKILEYIEIGKREGKLVTGGSKAPGNGYFIRPTIFKDIQPGARLDQEEIFGPVLAVLKAKDFAQALDLANSTIYGLTGAVWTRDRFKIAEAKQRFHVGNLYINRKCTGALVGGHPFGGFNMSGTDSKAGGRDYLLLFLQAKSISEKLG, from the coding sequence ATGTTGGAGGAGTTCCGCAATCAGCAGTACACCGATTTTTCTCTGCCAGAGAATCGCAAGGCGCAGGAGGAGGCCATTGCGGCGGTGGAGCGCCTGGCCGACCGGCAGTACCCGCTGTTCATCGACGGCAAAGAGGTGATTACGGCCAAGGTGAAACCGTCGTTCAACCCCTCTGACAAGGACCGTCAGGTGGGGGCATTTTGCCAGGCGGGCCAGAGAGAGGTGGACATGGCCATGGACGCAGCCTTGCGCGCCTTCGAGTCCTGGCGGTGGGCGGAGCCACAGGAGCGCGCCATCGTCCTGCTCAAAGCCGCCGAGCTCATGAAGCGCCGCCGCTTTGAGCTGAACGCCTGGATGATTCTTGAGGCAGGCAAGAACTGGGTCGAGGCGGACGCCGACACCGCAGAGGCCATCGACTTCTTGGAGTTCTATGCCCGCGAGATGCTCCGCTACGGCGCCACACAGCCGGTAACGCCGGTCAAGGGTGAATTCCCGCAGTTGGTGTACATCCCATTGGGCGTCGGGGTGGTGATTCCGCCCTGGAATTTCCCCAACGCCATCCTCACCGGCATGACCTCGGCCGCGATCGTTACCGGCAACACCGTGCTCCTCAAACCGGCCAGCGATACACCGGGCATCGCCTATCAGGTGGTGGACATCTTCCGCCAGGCAGGCCTGCCGCCTGGCGTGCTCAACTTCATCCCAGGCAGTGGGGCGGAGATCGGCGACTACCTGGTGCAGCACCCAAAGACCCGTTTCATTTCCTTCACGGGCTCCATGGAGGTGGGCTTGCGCATCAACCAGCTTGCGGCCACGCCAAGCCCTGGCCAAATCTGGATCAAGCGCGTGGTTGCGGAAATGGGTGGCAAAGACACCATCGTGGTGGATACCGATACGGACTTGGAAGCCGCAGCCGACGCAGTGACCGTGTCTGCCTTTGGCTATCAGGGGCAAAAGTGCTCGGCGTGCTCGCGCTGCGTGGTTCTGGCGGACGTCTACGATCGATTCGTGGAGCTGCTCAAGGCGCGCGCGGAGAAACTCACCATCGGCCCGACCAAGGACCCGGCCAACTACCTCGGGCCGGTCATCAACAAGGCTTCGGAGGAGAAGATCCTCGAATACATCGAGATCGGCAAGAGGGAAGGCAAGTTGGTCACCGGTGGCAGCAAGGCGCCGGGCAACGGCTACTTCATCAGGCCGACGATTTTCAAGGACATTCAGCCGGGCGCGCGGCTGGATCAGGAGGAGATTTTCGGGCCGGTGCTGGCGGTGCTCAAGGCCAAGGATTTTGCACAGGCCCTGGACCTGGCCAACAGCACGATCTACGGCCTCACCGGTGCTGTCTGGACGCGCGACCGCTTCAAAATCGCTGAGGCAAAGCAGCGCTTCCACGTCGGCAACCTGTACATCAACCGGAAGTGCACCGGTGCGCTGGTGGGTGGACATCCGTTCGGCGGCTTTAACATGAGCGGCACCGACTCCAAGGCCGGCGGGCGGGACTACCTGCTGCTCTTCTTGCAGGCCAAGTCCATCTCCGAGAAGCTCGGTTAA